One window of Magallana gigas chromosome 2, xbMagGiga1.1, whole genome shotgun sequence genomic DNA carries:
- the LOC105343866 gene encoding paramyosin-like isoform X1 produces the protein MATAVHSGVAEQPFYNTGDEETTDDAIRYIWNRTGNPPVNANHVYRLKKHMERFLHPFPTLRNNTGGTLPTPSPCEPIAESLLGWEDVSPGDNVEAVFHFIPEDDQKFAYDQFFRKLGRAPRVLEFSRFLLIFQGNHLTDSSRKTLGQLFLENEEFRETLDRHLKTIELHEQMLNSKDTMIQVLGQCNNENKKEVDNLQSQKRNLESIITNVQHQKVDLQLELNSLKRKHDQHLAELEDERTDKQQLQADKQALIHTITAHEHNIDRLTDSVKDLGQRLHRESKDKSAILKELSEKLKLVSELEEDREIFMMENEAQGKYFLELKEEKIKLQKENVELKEAIKISKIILAEQYDKLMIKVAELESENSNLQSRTEQQSATISDLESRNSDLESKNTDLESKNSDLESKNTDLESKNSDLESKTEQQSVTISDLESKNTDLESKNSDLESKNSDLESKNSDLESKTEQQSVTISDLESKNTDLESKNSDLESKNSDLESKTEQQSVTISDLETRLQQQNQRQQYFILFLAALIFAMVCLQFLSKGNNLPSTS, from the exons ATGGCAACAGCAGTTC attcagGTGTGGCTGAGCAGCCTTTTTATAACACAGGAGATGAGGAAACTACCGATGATGCTATCAGATATATTTGGAACAGGACAG GAAATCCCCCAGTGAATGCAAACCACGTGTATCGTCTTAAGAAGCACATGGAAAGATTTCTTCATCCCTTCCCTACATTGAGGAATAACACAGGAGGAACACTCCCCACCCCGTCTCCATGTGAACCCATTGCAGAAAGTCTCCTtg GTTGGGAAGATGTTTCTCCTGGGGACAACGTTGAAGCTGTATTTCATTTCATCCCAGAAGATGACCAAAAGTTTGCTTATGAccaatttttcagaaaacttG gTCGTGCCCCCAGAGTGCTGGAATTCTCCCGgtttcttttgatatttcaaGGTAATCACCTGACTGACTCTTCACGCAAGACATTAG GACAGCTATTCCTAGAAAATGAAGAATTCAGAGAGACACTTGATCGTCATCTGAAAACTATTGAACTGCATGAACAAATGCTGAATTCGAAGGACACCATGATTCAGGTGCTAGGACAATGCAACAATGAAAACAAGAAAGAAGTGGATAATTTGCAGAGTCAGAAGAGAAACCTGGAGAGTATCATAACCAACGTCCAACATCAAAAAGTAGATCTACAGCTTGAATTAAATTCTCTGAAAAGGAAACATGATCAACATCTTGCTGAACTGGAGGATGAAAGAACAGATAAGCAACAGTTACAGGCAGACAAACAGGCACTCATACATACTATCACAGCACATGAGCATAACATAGACAGACTGACAGATTCGGTCAAAGACCTTGGACAGAGACTGCACAGAGAGAGCAAGGATAAGTCTGCCATTTTGAAAGAGTtgtcagaaaaattaaaattggtcTCTGAATTAGAGGAAGATAGAGAAATATTTATGATGGAAAATGAAGCTCAGGGCAAGTATTTTTTAGagttaaaagaagaaaagataaaACTTCAGAAAGAAAATGTGGAGCTTAAAGAAGCAATTAAGATTAGCAAAATCATATTGGCAGAACAGTATGACAAGCTCATGATAAAAGTTGCTGAATTAGAAAGTGAAAACTCAAATCTGCAGAGTAGGACAGAGCAGCAGTCAGCCACAATCTCTGATCTAGAGAGTAGGAACTCTGATCTGGAGAGTAAGAACACAGATCTGGAGAGTAAGAACTCAGATCTGGAGAGTAAGAACACAGATCTGGAGAGTAAGAACTCAGATCTGGAGAGTAAGACAGAGCAGCAGTCTGTCACAATCTCTGATCTGGAGAGTAAGAACACAGATCTGGAGAGTAAGAACTCAGATCTGGAGAGTAAGAACTCAGACCTGGAGAGTAAGAACTCAGATCTGGAGAGTAAGACAGAGCAGCAGTCTGTCACAATCTCTGATCTGGAGAGTAAGAACACAGATCTGGAGAGTAAGAACTCAGATCTGGAGAGTAAGAACTCAGACCTGGAGAGTAAGACTGAGCAGCAGTCAGTCACAATATCTGATCTTGAAACCAGACTTCAGCAACAAAACCAAAGGCAGCAATATTTTATTCTCTTCTTGGCAGCTCTTATCTTTGCAATGGTATGTTTACAATTCCTCTCTAAAGGAAACAATCTCCCTTCCACATCATAG
- the LOC136273018 gene encoding uncharacterized protein produces the protein MAAAVHSGVPQQPLNNKRDEEIINSISSLILFITGSPPVNANHVYCFMQYMYNFLHPFPTLRNNTGGTLPTPFLGQPIAESLQGWEDVPHQDLNFVQNVFQFIPADDQKLAYDHFFQKLGKYT, from the exons atggCAGCAGCAGTTC attCCGGTGTGCCTCAGCAGCCTCTTAATAATAAAAGAGATGAGGAAATTATCAACAGCATTAGCAGCCTTATATTGTTCAtaacag GGAGTCCCCCGGTGAATGCAAAccatgtatattgttttatgcagtacatgtataattttcttCATCCCTTCCCCACATTGAGGAATAACACTGGAGGAACACTCCCCACTCCATTTTTAGGTCAACCCATTGCAGAAAGTCTCCAAG GTTGGGAAGATGTTCCTCATCAGGATTTGAATTTTGTCCAAAATGTATTCCAGTTCATTCCAGCAGATGACCAAAAACTTGCTTATGAtcattttttccaaaaactTGGTAAGTACACATAG
- the LOC105343866 gene encoding paramyosin-like isoform X3 — MERFLHPFPTLRNNTGGTLPTPSPCEPIAESLLGWEDVSPGDNVEAVFHFIPEDDQKFAYDQFFRKLGRAPRVLEFSRFLLIFQGNHLTDSSRKTLGQLFLENEEFRETLDRHLKTIELHEQMLNSKDTMIQVLGQCNNENKKEVDNLQSQKRNLESIITNVQHQKVDLQLELNSLKRKHDQHLAELEDERTDKQQLQADKQALIHTITAHEHNIDRLTDSVKDLGQRLHRESKDKSAILKELSEKLKLVSELEEDREIFMMENEAQGKYFLELKEEKIKLQKENVELKEAIKISKIILAEQYDKLMIKVAELESENSNLQSRTEQQSATISDLESRNSDLESKNTDLESKNSDLESKNTDLESKNSDLESKTEQQSVTISDLESKNTDLESKNSDLESKNSDLESKNSDLESKTEQQSVTISDLESKNTDLESKNSDLESKNSDLESKTEQQSVTISDLETRLQQQNQRQQYFILFLAALIFAMVCLQFLSKGNNLPSTS; from the exons ATGGAAAGATTTCTTCATCCCTTCCCTACATTGAGGAATAACACAGGAGGAACACTCCCCACCCCGTCTCCATGTGAACCCATTGCAGAAAGTCTCCTtg GTTGGGAAGATGTTTCTCCTGGGGACAACGTTGAAGCTGTATTTCATTTCATCCCAGAAGATGACCAAAAGTTTGCTTATGAccaatttttcagaaaacttG gTCGTGCCCCCAGAGTGCTGGAATTCTCCCGgtttcttttgatatttcaaGGTAATCACCTGACTGACTCTTCACGCAAGACATTAG GACAGCTATTCCTAGAAAATGAAGAATTCAGAGAGACACTTGATCGTCATCTGAAAACTATTGAACTGCATGAACAAATGCTGAATTCGAAGGACACCATGATTCAGGTGCTAGGACAATGCAACAATGAAAACAAGAAAGAAGTGGATAATTTGCAGAGTCAGAAGAGAAACCTGGAGAGTATCATAACCAACGTCCAACATCAAAAAGTAGATCTACAGCTTGAATTAAATTCTCTGAAAAGGAAACATGATCAACATCTTGCTGAACTGGAGGATGAAAGAACAGATAAGCAACAGTTACAGGCAGACAAACAGGCACTCATACATACTATCACAGCACATGAGCATAACATAGACAGACTGACAGATTCGGTCAAAGACCTTGGACAGAGACTGCACAGAGAGAGCAAGGATAAGTCTGCCATTTTGAAAGAGTtgtcagaaaaattaaaattggtcTCTGAATTAGAGGAAGATAGAGAAATATTTATGATGGAAAATGAAGCTCAGGGCAAGTATTTTTTAGagttaaaagaagaaaagataaaACTTCAGAAAGAAAATGTGGAGCTTAAAGAAGCAATTAAGATTAGCAAAATCATATTGGCAGAACAGTATGACAAGCTCATGATAAAAGTTGCTGAATTAGAAAGTGAAAACTCAAATCTGCAGAGTAGGACAGAGCAGCAGTCAGCCACAATCTCTGATCTAGAGAGTAGGAACTCTGATCTGGAGAGTAAGAACACAGATCTGGAGAGTAAGAACTCAGATCTGGAGAGTAAGAACACAGATCTGGAGAGTAAGAACTCAGATCTGGAGAGTAAGACAGAGCAGCAGTCTGTCACAATCTCTGATCTGGAGAGTAAGAACACAGATCTGGAGAGTAAGAACTCAGATCTGGAGAGTAAGAACTCAGACCTGGAGAGTAAGAACTCAGATCTGGAGAGTAAGACAGAGCAGCAGTCTGTCACAATCTCTGATCTGGAGAGTAAGAACACAGATCTGGAGAGTAAGAACTCAGATCTGGAGAGTAAGAACTCAGACCTGGAGAGTAAGACTGAGCAGCAGTCAGTCACAATATCTGATCTTGAAACCAGACTTCAGCAACAAAACCAAAGGCAGCAATATTTTATTCTCTTCTTGGCAGCTCTTATCTTTGCAATGGTATGTTTACAATTCCTCTCTAAAGGAAACAATCTCCCTTCCACATCATAG
- the LOC105343866 gene encoding paramyosin-like isoform X2 — MATAVHSGVAEQPFYNTGDEETTDDAIRYIWNRTGNPPVNANHVYRLKKHMERFLHPFPTLRNNTGGTLPTPSPCEPIAESLLGWEDVSPGDNVEAVFHFIPEDDQKFAYDQFFRKLGRAPRVLEFSRFLLIFQGQLFLENEEFRETLDRHLKTIELHEQMLNSKDTMIQVLGQCNNENKKEVDNLQSQKRNLESIITNVQHQKVDLQLELNSLKRKHDQHLAELEDERTDKQQLQADKQALIHTITAHEHNIDRLTDSVKDLGQRLHRESKDKSAILKELSEKLKLVSELEEDREIFMMENEAQGKYFLELKEEKIKLQKENVELKEAIKISKIILAEQYDKLMIKVAELESENSNLQSRTEQQSATISDLESRNSDLESKNTDLESKNSDLESKNTDLESKNSDLESKTEQQSVTISDLESKNTDLESKNSDLESKNSDLESKNSDLESKTEQQSVTISDLESKNTDLESKNSDLESKNSDLESKTEQQSVTISDLETRLQQQNQRQQYFILFLAALIFAMVCLQFLSKGNNLPSTS, encoded by the exons ATGGCAACAGCAGTTC attcagGTGTGGCTGAGCAGCCTTTTTATAACACAGGAGATGAGGAAACTACCGATGATGCTATCAGATATATTTGGAACAGGACAG GAAATCCCCCAGTGAATGCAAACCACGTGTATCGTCTTAAGAAGCACATGGAAAGATTTCTTCATCCCTTCCCTACATTGAGGAATAACACAGGAGGAACACTCCCCACCCCGTCTCCATGTGAACCCATTGCAGAAAGTCTCCTtg GTTGGGAAGATGTTTCTCCTGGGGACAACGTTGAAGCTGTATTTCATTTCATCCCAGAAGATGACCAAAAGTTTGCTTATGAccaatttttcagaaaacttG gTCGTGCCCCCAGAGTGCTGGAATTCTCCCGgtttcttttgatatttcaaG GACAGCTATTCCTAGAAAATGAAGAATTCAGAGAGACACTTGATCGTCATCTGAAAACTATTGAACTGCATGAACAAATGCTGAATTCGAAGGACACCATGATTCAGGTGCTAGGACAATGCAACAATGAAAACAAGAAAGAAGTGGATAATTTGCAGAGTCAGAAGAGAAACCTGGAGAGTATCATAACCAACGTCCAACATCAAAAAGTAGATCTACAGCTTGAATTAAATTCTCTGAAAAGGAAACATGATCAACATCTTGCTGAACTGGAGGATGAAAGAACAGATAAGCAACAGTTACAGGCAGACAAACAGGCACTCATACATACTATCACAGCACATGAGCATAACATAGACAGACTGACAGATTCGGTCAAAGACCTTGGACAGAGACTGCACAGAGAGAGCAAGGATAAGTCTGCCATTTTGAAAGAGTtgtcagaaaaattaaaattggtcTCTGAATTAGAGGAAGATAGAGAAATATTTATGATGGAAAATGAAGCTCAGGGCAAGTATTTTTTAGagttaaaagaagaaaagataaaACTTCAGAAAGAAAATGTGGAGCTTAAAGAAGCAATTAAGATTAGCAAAATCATATTGGCAGAACAGTATGACAAGCTCATGATAAAAGTTGCTGAATTAGAAAGTGAAAACTCAAATCTGCAGAGTAGGACAGAGCAGCAGTCAGCCACAATCTCTGATCTAGAGAGTAGGAACTCTGATCTGGAGAGTAAGAACACAGATCTGGAGAGTAAGAACTCAGATCTGGAGAGTAAGAACACAGATCTGGAGAGTAAGAACTCAGATCTGGAGAGTAAGACAGAGCAGCAGTCTGTCACAATCTCTGATCTGGAGAGTAAGAACACAGATCTGGAGAGTAAGAACTCAGATCTGGAGAGTAAGAACTCAGACCTGGAGAGTAAGAACTCAGATCTGGAGAGTAAGACAGAGCAGCAGTCTGTCACAATCTCTGATCTGGAGAGTAAGAACACAGATCTGGAGAGTAAGAACTCAGATCTGGAGAGTAAGAACTCAGACCTGGAGAGTAAGACTGAGCAGCAGTCAGTCACAATATCTGATCTTGAAACCAGACTTCAGCAACAAAACCAAAGGCAGCAATATTTTATTCTCTTCTTGGCAGCTCTTATCTTTGCAATGGTATGTTTACAATTCCTCTCTAAAGGAAACAATCTCCCTTCCACATCATAG